One part of the Kiritimatiellia bacterium genome encodes these proteins:
- a CDS encoding alpha/beta fold hydrolase translates to MVLIHGLGRTSRSMSWLARRLGEAGFRPVLFDYPSQREPLDRLVERLHPFWSNAAGDGPPHAVTHSMGGVLLWMYAARHPEMLIGRVVMLAPPGRGSELADRLAASNLGRRLLGPAGCALGTLPSSPLRALEPVRFELGVIAGRHSLNPLFSAWIPGADDGKVAVARAHVPGMKEFLLVPCSHTWIMFDEEVIRLTVHFLRNGSFRSTPGSARAAAGLAR, encoded by the coding sequence GTGGTACTGATTCACGGTCTCGGCCGAACCTCGCGCTCGATGAGCTGGCTTGCGCGCCGGCTGGGTGAGGCCGGCTTTCGGCCGGTCCTCTTCGACTACCCCTCGCAGCGCGAGCCATTGGACCGGCTCGTGGAGCGCCTGCACCCGTTCTGGAGCAACGCCGCGGGGGACGGTCCGCCGCACGCGGTCACCCACTCGATGGGCGGCGTGTTGTTGTGGATGTACGCGGCGAGGCATCCGGAGATGCTCATCGGCCGCGTCGTGATGCTCGCCCCGCCCGGCCGCGGTTCCGAGCTGGCCGACCGCCTCGCCGCGTCCAACCTCGGCCGCCGCCTGCTCGGACCGGCCGGCTGCGCGCTGGGCACCCTGCCCTCCTCACCGCTGCGAGCGCTCGAACCGGTGCGGTTCGAGCTCGGCGTCATCGCCGGCCGGCACTCCCTCAACCCGCTCTTTTCCGCATGGATCCCCGGCGCCGACGACGGCAAGGTCGCAGTCGCCCGTGCGCACGTCCCCGGGATGAAGGAGTTCCTTCTCGTGCCCTGCTCGCACACCTGGATCATGTTCGACGAAGAGGTGATTCGCCTCACGGTGCACTTTCTGCGCAACGGCAGCTTTCGTTCCACGCCCGGCTCCGCGCGCGCTGCGGCCGGCTTGGCCCGCTAG